A segment of the Candidatus Microthrix subdominans genome:
TCGCTCAACTCCGGCCGCCTTGCCCGGATCCCCGACATCGAAATCTCCCTGGCCTCGTCGGCCATAGCTAGTGCCGCCAGCACCCGCTGTTCGCCGGTCATGGCTTGAAACACCGCCCGTTGGACGGCGTGAGCCTCTGAAGACGTATCGAGCGATCGCACACCCTCAAGGTACCCGGCCCGGAGCCGGGCATCGGGCAGCGACACCCTCCGGTGGGGGACGAACGAAACCGGCTATCGAGCGGGAAGGGTGCGGGCGAACTCAGCCTCCGATTGACACCTTCCACCCTTGTGTGTCTGGCCTGCCGATATGTGGGTAAGTTCGCAACGGGAGGGTGCCGATGAAACTTGGCGTTTTGTGGTTCTTGTTGATTTCGTCGGCTGTGTTGTCGGTCGTGGCCGCCATCCTCTTCCTGGTCCACCCGATGGAGGGCGACGGTGTCATCCAAATTGTCAAATGGGGGTATGACTTCGATGGCGTCGGCGTTACTCCGGGTACCGCCTCCGGACTCTTCGTGCTGAGTTGCTCCGACCGTCATCGGTTGCCCCAACTTCTGAGTTAGCCGTGGTCTCGGTCTGGCTACTACAGCCTGCAGCACAGCCGCCCGGTTCGGCCGTGAATGCGACTATTACGTCGCGCGCTTGGCGGGCAGGCGGCGGGCGAAGGCGACGCCCACCTCGATCCAGAATCTGAGCCGGGCAGTGGCGAGGAGGTGGTCGGCGTCGACGTCGAGCCAACCGGTCATCGGTCGGTTGCGCATCACCACCATGCTGGTGCCGGGCTCGTCGAGGAGTTCGTCGAAGCGGTCCGCTCCGGTTCGCACCATCAGCGCGCCTTTGCTGTTGGCGGCTACCGCCATGTTCCCACTCACTAGAAAGGCCAGCCCACCGAACATCCTGCGTTCGGTGACGCCGACTTCGTCGCCGAGCAGCGCTCGAATCCGGTCAGCGAGGTGCACGTCGTAGGTCATGGAGCACAAGGTACCGGGACGAGAATTTGATGCAGAGCGAATATTGACGGCACTTGGCCGGGAGCCGCCACAAGGCCCTAGCGAGTGTCCTCGGCGCTTGAGCTGAGCGGCTCCGGCAGCGAACTCTGCCGCTATCGCGTCGTAGAGCGCGCGATAGCGACAGAGTTCCCTGGGCGCGCATTGGACCAAAGCGGTGGAGGAGGAACCGTCACGAGAGGTTCACGAAGCCGCCGCGTCGTTCGACCAGAACTCCCGCCAGGTGTCCCAGGCCTCCGGTCGGGTGCCCAGACCGTCGTGGTTCTTCGGCCAGTCGGCAGGCGGCAGCGTTAGCGGGTTCACTCCCACCTCGGCGCCGTAGAACAGCTCGTGGATCCGACGCACGAAGTACCAGCGGCCGTCCCGTCGCTCGTAGGTGTCGCTGTAGAGGATGGCCTGGTGGATCCAGCGGTCGCCGTCCTGGATCTCGGCCTTGCAGTACACCTGGCCGGCGGCATGGTCGGCGTCGACCACGTCGACCAGCTGAGTGCCGACGAACAGAAACGAGCGGCCGATGCCTCGCAACGCCTGGTCGAAGCTGTCTCGCAGCGTTTCTCGTCCGGTGCCGAGCCGGCCGACGTTGACGTCGTCGACAAACAGCCCGACCAGCGTGTCCAAATCGCGGGCGTCGGTGGCGATCGCATAACGGGCCACCAGATTGCGGATCTCGTCGGTGGCGATCAGGCGCTCGAGCGGAGACGGGTCCATAGCGCCCGGTCTAGTCCTTGGCCCGAGGCAGCACATAGGTGCCCTGGGCGACGGCCGTGGGTCGGTCGGAGCGATCATCCATCCACACCGACACCGAGCCGACCACCGAACGACGGGTGGCGGTGGCCAGGTCGGCTCGTGCCCAGATGCGTTCCCCCTGCGCGGGGCGCAGGAAGCGGATCGACAGCTCGGAGGTGAGCGCCATCGGCTCGATGCGGCCGATCGCCACGAAGGTCACGTACCAGAGGGCCGCATCGGCGATAGCGAATTGGGTCGGGCCAGAGACGTACCCGCCGGGCCGAATCGACAGCTCGCTCAGCTCGGTCGATGCAA
Coding sequences within it:
- a CDS encoding PaaI family thioesterase, which gives rise to MNADDVNVMLAEHFPGAGANCVELGGTYAVASTELSELSIRPGGYVSGPTQFAIADAALWYVTFVAIGRIEPMALTSELSIRFLRPAQGERIWARADLATATRRSVVGSVSVWMDDRSDRPTAVAQGTYVLPRAKD
- a CDS encoding nuclear transport factor 2 family protein; translated protein: MDPSPLERLIATDEIRNLVARYAIATDARDLDTLVGLFVDDVNVGRLGTGRETLRDSFDQALRGIGRSFLFVGTQLVDVVDADHAAGQVYCKAEIQDGDRWIHQAILYSDTYERRDGRWYFVRRIHELFYGAEVGVNPLTLPPADWPKNHDGLGTRPEAWDTWREFWSNDAAAS
- a CDS encoding TfoX/Sxy family protein — translated: MTYDVHLADRIRALLGDEVGVTERRMFGGLAFLVSGNMAVAANSKGALMVRTGADRFDELLDEPGTSMVVMRNRPMTGWLDVDADHLLATARLRFWIEVGVAFARRLPAKRAT